From a single Sus scrofa isolate TJ Tabasco breed Duroc chromosome 13, Sscrofa11.1, whole genome shotgun sequence genomic region:
- the PRRT3 gene encoding proline-rich transmembrane protein 3, translating into MAWNQQGCVYGLLLLLLLLSLGSDSALGWGLPRPLEDSEPHLILEAQPKGSVGPEPRAFDFLWEKPRDESPWNSSDPQSSAEKGPEGPADSLGLALHGPKAAHGAQREGLPGPDDIQVARGLSSQGWTGPPDSQEPSEQEAPAPYPVGAPHLTSIPTTPRLQLRMATVPPTPGQPEGPVGQQPPRDEGLVAKAKTRVSKTSPQDHRGPPHTLVPHVGPIMRPVLEEQGGGKDFQETAQGPLLSQQDPAAPAVGPVSPAEGASSQEPGSQPDLALARSLPPAEELPMELPKKAGAGEAWGVSVSSPSPKEVDLPSVRGSPGPLPSDLPASETPDGQPKPEVAAMNGAEPISPQRVRGAVETPGTPKSLIPGPSDPGPTTNRTESPVGALQPDEAEEWPGRPQSHPPAPPVQAPSTSRRGLIRVTTQRALGQPPPPEPSASSMAPAPASSPPANATAPPLRWGPLRRVLSFSWELHVYGVGVLFLLPALLALASLAAAPGGPRLALVAAVLVLVASGLRSAYMLTDPYGSQARLGLRAGLVLYNLPFPLLLTALAALTLLGLGAGLPQQLQNPILLGALALVHGVGLLTTDLLSARPALNLLVQGLSCAWGAAVALGTLCLCRRRLLDGPRGWDASPGPRLLAVAGALGLLASGLQLAASLWLYPGPGRVGRFSWAWWGVHFWLRLLELTWALALALAALAAARPRPPTEHACWAKLLRLACPTPSSKSEVPERPNNCYAGPSGVGAGTLDISKSLIRNPAEGGMPATPSSGAWGSAASLGRGPQGGPRLSRSSVGPAPSMSELDLRPPSPINLSRSIDAALFREHLVRDSVFQRCGLRGLSSPPGGALRPRRGSHPDAELEGAGTSLLRGRCRSLSDVRLRGPVPQHVVDEPDGAVSGSSVDSFSRGSLKISWNPWRHGLSSVDSLPLDELPSTVQLLSAPVPAPAPARPGEPQSGVQPRCKPGDSRSASSDTIEL; encoded by the exons ATGGCCTGGAATCAACAGGGCTGTGTGTATGGCctcctgctgctgttgctgctgctgtccCTGGGGTCTGACTCTGCCCTTGGCTGGGGCCTGCCCAGGCCACTGGAGGACTCAGAACCGCACTTGATCCTGGAAGCCCAGCCCAAGGGGTCTGTTGGTCCAGAGCCCCGGGCCTTCGACTTCCTCTGGGAGAAGCCCAGAGATGAGAGTCCCTGGAACTCCAGTGACCCCCAGAGCTCTGCTGAGAAGGGGCCTGAGGGGCCTGCAGACTCCCTTGGCCTAGCCCTGCATGGACCTAAAGCAGCCCATGGGGCTCAGAGAGAAGGACTCCCAGGACCTGATGACATCCAGGTGGCTCGAGGGCTAAGTTCTCAGGGCTGGACAGGACCTCCTGACTCACAGGAGCCTTCGGAGCAAGAAGCACCAGCCCCCTATCCAGTGGGCGCCCCTCATCTCACTTCCATCCCCACAACTCCCAGACTCCAGCTCAGGATGGCCAcagtccctcccaccccaggacaGCCTGAAGGCCCAGTGGGACAGCAGCCACCTAGAGATGAGGGTCTGGTGGCCAAAGCCAAGACCAGGGTCTCAAAGACATCCCCCCAGGACCACAGGGGCCCTCCCCACACTCTTGTGCCTCACGTAGGCCCTATCATGAGGCCCGTACtggaggagcagggtgggggtaAGGACTTCCAGGAGACAGCTCAAGGCCCCCTGCTCAGCCAGCAGGATCCAGCAGCCCCTGCTGTTGGCCCAGTCTCCCCAGCTGAGGGGGCATCCTCGCAGGAGCCTGGGTCCCAGCCAGACCTGGCGTTGGCCAGAAGCCTTCCTCCTGCTGAGGAGCTGCCCATGGAGCTCCCTAAgaaagctggggctggggaggcctggggagtCAGTGTTTCAAGTCCCTCACCCAAAGAGGTTGACCTCCCTAGTGTTAGGGGctccccaggccccctgcccTCAGATCTTCCTGCCTCTGAGACTCCTGATGGGCAGCCCAAGCCAG AAGTAGCAGCAATGAACGGAGCAGAACCCATCTCCCCCCAGCGGGTGAGAGGAGCAGTGGAGACCCCAGGCACTCCCAAGTCCCTCATCCCTGGCCCCTCGGACCCTGGCCCAACTACAAACCGAACAGAGAGCCCTGTGGGAGCCCTGCAGCCAG ATGAAGCCGAGGAGTGGCCGGGGCGCCCCCAAAGCCATCCCCCAGCACCCCCTGTCCAGGCCCCCTCGACGTCACGCCGGGGCCTCATTCGGGTCACCACGCAGCGCGCCCTGGGCCAGCCACCCCCTCCAGAGCCCTCTGCCAGCTCCATGGCACCAGCCCCAGCCTCCAGTCCCCCGGCCAACGCCACCGCACCCCCTTTGCGCTGGGGTCCCCTGCGGCGGGTTCTGAGCTTTTCCTGGGAGCTGCACGTCTATGGGGTGGGGGTGCTATTCCTGCTGCCCGCGTTGTTGGCACTGGCCTCGCTGGCAGCCGCCCCTGGGGGACCTCGGCTGGCACTGGTGGCGGcggtgctggtgctggtggcGTCCGGGCTGCGTTCCGCCTACATGCTCACCGACCCATATGGCTCGCAGGCACGGCTGGGTTTACGTGCCGGCCTGGTGCTCTACAATCTGCCTTTCCCCTTGCTACTCACTGCGCTGGCAGCCCTGACCCTGCTCGGCCTGGGCGCGGGGCTGCCACAGCAGCTACAGAACCCCATCCTCCTGGGAGCGCTAGCGTTGGTACACGGCGTGGGGCTGCTCACTACAGACCTGCTGTCAGCAAGGCCTGCGCTCAACCTCCTGGTTCAGGGCTTATCCTGCGCCTGGGGCGCGGCCGTGGCTCTAGGCACGCTCTGCTTGTGCCGTCGCCGCCTGCTGGACGGGCCGAGGGGCTGGGATGCCAGCCCCGGTCCTAGGCTGCTGGCCGTGGCTGGCGCGCTGGGGCTGCTGGCCAGCGGCTTGCAGCTGGCGGCCTCGCTCTGGCTGTACCCTGGCCCGGGACGGGTGGGTCGCTTCTCGTGGGCCTGGTGGGGTGTCCACTTCTGGCTGCGCCTGCTGGAGTTGACGTGGGCGCTCGCCCTGGCGCTGGCCGCCTTGGCTGCTGCACGGCCCAGGCCTCCCACGGAGCACGCTTGCTGGGCTAAGTTGCTGCGCCTGGCATGCCCCACGCCCTCGAGCAAGAGCGAAGTGCCCGAGCGCCCCAACAATTGCTATGCTGGGCCCAGTGGCGTTGGCGCTGGTACCTTGGATATTAGCAAGAGCCTCATCCGCAACCCGGCGGAAGGTGGGATGCCGGCCACGCCCAGTTCAGGCGCCTGGGGTTCGGCTGCGTCTCTAGGCCGCGGTCCCCAGGGTGGCCCAAGACTGTCCCGCAGCAGTGTGGGGCCAGCGCCGTCTATGAGCGAGCTGGACCTGCGGCCGCCATCACCCATCAACCTGAGCCGAAGCATCGACGCCGCGCTCTTCCGAGAGCACTTGGTGCGTGACAGCGTCTTCCAACGCTGCGGCCTGCGCGGCCTATCCTCTCCGCCTGGGGGCGCGCTGCGGCCACGCCGGGGCAGCCACCCCGACGCCGAGCTCGAGGGAGCGGGCACTTCGCTCCTACGCGGCCGCTGCCGTTCTCTCAGCGACGTGCGCCTGCGCGGGCCGGTCCCACAGCACGTAGTGGACGAGCCTGATGGGGCGGTTTCCGGCAGCTCTGTGGACAGCTTCTCACGCGGCTCACTCAAGATCAGCTGGAACCCATGGCGCCATGGGCTGTCGTCGGTGGATAGTCTGCCCCTGGATGagctgcccagcacagtgcagcTACTGTCTGCCCCAGTTCCTGCCCCTGCTCCCGCCCGGCCCGGGGAGCCCCAGAGTGGGGTCCAGCCTCGCTGCAAGCCCGGGGACTCCCGCAGCGCCTCCAGTGACACCATTGAGCTCTAA